A genomic window from Polaribacter gangjinensis includes:
- a CDS encoding CBS domain-containing protein has protein sequence MKREYFVSEIMTRNLITLNINDQLGDAKKIFEEKLIRHIPIVSGKAIIGMLSYVDFLKVSFPDVTLDEKNIETYVYDMFSIEQVMTKNLFMVPPNSTIKEVGMLLAEKAFHALPVVEDDELVGIVTTTDLIKFLVKHMD, from the coding sequence ATGAAAAGAGAATACTTTGTTTCTGAAATTATGACCAGAAATCTAATTACCCTCAATATCAATGATCAATTAGGTGATGCCAAAAAGATATTTGAAGAAAAATTAATTCGGCATATTCCTATCGTTTCTGGAAAAGCAATTATTGGGATGCTGAGTTACGTAGATTTTCTAAAAGTAAGTTTTCCTGATGTCACTTTGGATGAAAAAAATATTGAAACCTATGTATATGATATGTTTTCTATAGAGCAGGTAATGACGAAAAATTTGTTTATGGTACCACCAAATTCAACCATCAAAGAAGTCGGAATGTTATTGGCAGAAAAAGCATTTCATGCATTGCCTGTAGTTGAAGATGATGAATTGGTTGGCATTGTAACAACAACAGATTTGATTAAATTTTTAGTAAAGCATATGGATTAA
- a CDS encoding FAD-dependent oxidoreductase, translating to MKKSEYKIHIIGAGISGLIAAKVLEESGYHPTILEASDSVGGRVKSDIVEGYSLDHGFQVLLTSYPAAKKYLDFKTLDLQELLPGAIIFKDGKSQSIGDPLRNISFLFPTIFSSIGNISDKIKILQLNSSLQKKDLKKIFTSTEKTTLQYLQDFGFSNKIIQQFFKPFFSGIFLEPNLETSSRMFEFVYKMFGNGFAAIPKNGMQAIPNQIYNSLENTKIQFETRVKEVKNNRIILVDGTEIETNFTIIATEASSLISNLNNQEIAWKSCDTLYFETENRILKNPIIGLIADENALINNIFYHTSVTTSTKNKKELLSVTVVKKHQLSEENLIEKVKNDLQNFCGIKNVTFLKRYEIKKALPKLSNLQYKLSHTETQLNSSVFLAGDVLLNGSLNAAMIAGEKAAFGVIKTLEDGLIVEELTSEYQ from the coding sequence ATGAAAAAATCCGAATATAAAATTCATATTATTGGCGCAGGAATTAGTGGCTTGATTGCCGCAAAAGTATTGGAAGAAAGTGGGTATCACCCTACGATTTTAGAAGCTTCTGACTCAGTTGGCGGTCGTGTAAAATCGGATATTGTTGAAGGGTATTCACTCGATCATGGTTTTCAAGTTTTATTGACTTCTTATCCTGCTGCAAAAAAATACTTGGATTTTAAAACATTAGATTTGCAAGAATTATTGCCTGGAGCGATTATTTTTAAAGATGGAAAATCGCAATCTATTGGTGATCCTCTCAGAAATATATCATTTCTTTTTCCAACAATTTTTTCATCAATAGGAAATATTTCTGATAAAATTAAAATCCTGCAACTAAATTCATCACTACAAAAAAAAGATTTGAAAAAAATCTTTACCTCTACTGAAAAAACAACTTTACAGTATTTGCAAGATTTTGGATTTTCAAATAAAATTATTCAACAGTTTTTCAAACCATTTTTTAGCGGAATTTTCTTAGAACCGAATTTGGAAACATCTTCAAGAATGTTTGAATTTGTGTATAAAATGTTTGGAAACGGTTTTGCTGCCATTCCCAAAAACGGCATGCAAGCAATTCCGAATCAAATATATAATTCTTTAGAAAACACCAAAATTCAGTTCGAAACTCGCGTTAAAGAAGTAAAAAATAATCGTATTATTTTGGTAGATGGAACTGAAATTGAAACCAATTTTACGATTATTGCCACAGAAGCAAGTTCGTTGATTTCCAATCTAAACAACCAAGAAATTGCATGGAAAAGTTGTGATACGTTGTATTTTGAAACTGAAAACCGTATATTAAAAAACCCAATTATTGGTTTGATTGCTGATGAAAACGCATTGATAAATAATATTTTTTATCATACTAGTGTTACAACATCTACTAAAAACAAAAAGGAATTATTATCTGTAACTGTGGTAAAAAAGCATCAGTTATCAGAAGAAAATTTGATTGAAAAAGTTAAAAATGATTTACAAAATTTCTGTGGAATTAAGAATGTAACTTTCTTAAAAAGATATGAAATTAAAAAAGCGTTACCCAAACTTTCAAATCTACAATACAAACTCTCTCATACAGAAACTCAATTGAATTCATCTGTTTTTTTAGCTGGTGATGTTTTGTTGAATGGCTCCTTAAATGCTGCAATGATCGCTGGAGAAAAAGCGGCTTTTGGTGTCATAAAAACCTTGGAAGATGGCTTAATTGTTGAAGAATTAACATCAGAATATCAATAA
- a CDS encoding formylglycine-generating enzyme family protein: MNRKLLACLILITSVFFINICSAQKSNIINNFVEIKKDTLGNKHHFYISKSAVSVHDYQDYLNFLGLKLPEPPPDYGWYNTNLPMVSISYNDFLAYINWLTDFYNVKFRALTNEEWVIAAANQENHLQKLSLSQPAEVDFIRPNKYGISGMNGNVWEWTSTLKDNEYNIIRGGSYMESMHPDSLNVNKTSAIHASLKLTDVGFRLAMDAKEMKKYQFATKVENLIQKLFPEYTNIRVEPDALYLNDGEISWKQKLDIVKIDYKEMKLTFCCLEDDTNSNNNIEFYFAKEDRKLVKELKIIINNRDLTIFE, from the coding sequence ATGAATCGTAAATTATTAGCTTGTTTAATTTTAATAACATCTGTTTTTTTTATCAATATATGTTCAGCACAAAAATCAAATATCATAAATAACTTTGTTGAAATTAAAAAAGATACTTTGGGCAACAAGCATCATTTTTATATATCTAAATCTGCTGTTAGCGTTCATGATTATCAAGATTATCTCAATTTTTTAGGACTTAAATTACCAGAACCACCTCCAGATTATGGCTGGTATAATACCAATTTACCAATGGTTTCAATATCATATAATGATTTTTTAGCCTATATCAATTGGTTAACAGATTTTTATAACGTAAAGTTTAGAGCATTAACAAACGAAGAATGGGTCATTGCTGCTGCAAATCAAGAAAACCATTTACAAAAACTATCCCTTTCTCAACCAGCTGAAGTTGATTTTATTAGACCAAATAAATATGGTATTTCTGGCATGAATGGCAATGTTTGGGAATGGACATCTACCTTAAAAGATAATGAGTATAATATTATAAGAGGAGGGAGTTATATGGAATCTATGCACCCAGATTCTTTAAATGTAAATAAAACTTCAGCAATTCATGCATCATTAAAATTAACAGATGTTGGTTTTAGGTTGGCAATGGATGCTAAAGAAATGAAGAAATATCAGTTTGCCACTAAAGTTGAAAATTTAATCCAAAAATTATTTCCAGAATATACCAATATACGAGTTGAACCTGATGCACTTTATCTAAATGATGGAGAAATTTCATGGAAACAAAAGCTAGACATTGTGAAAATTGATTACAAAGAAATGAAATTAACCTTTTGTTGCTTAGAAGATGATACTAACTCTAACAATAATATAGAATTTTATTTTGCTAAAGAAGATAGAAAACTTGTTAAAGAATTAAAAATAATAATTAATAATAGAGATTTAACCATATTTGAATAA
- a CDS encoding MAP7 domain-containing protein, producing MKLIKHILLILFLLPASIQSIFAQKGVEKSTTVSFGNRANNNQNGFDFSGVKFGYQFVNCGGNVVMGVNYSKNANFTTYWYNGKSYNKQAIGAELWPKPNEVEINTVKADLYFKNQNLGSVKLNYIVGNFAGCFGETHDVLKQVGKNSTSKEYKDNINDLSLQNIQVIAARAIGLWREPKINDKLNLLQKQKEEEKINAKVFQLEKDANLQIALGNFKNAKLKFEEAYKLQPSDKLKAEIEKANNLLLKKDKEDKIQAKLNEAYNLLNSNNFELALSKFKEVYAVHPTETIKQQIEYITKKIEEKKNNTTSDTTIKNNSNISNNTTYSKKSNPKRTTTNTTTNSKRTYNTKLTNTQNAAIDYAISNYELNLQRKLREQDRLYEQRRKEQLEEERKWQAEQRKERKRIREAAIQEANYQKYIKEQKERERIAKIEEEKRFNNWLRNEKARLDNQLTNWNNNVLAFINKVDKTYSIGKAENNIEYFDKLIQTLDNIIIAPNIPVLDKSIFIDDIINKTKGYQNIYSKYNYRNFIPEEIKNNLEKVYLYAKSHYGYHPATQYQQIFTHNKSKNKSDRINDILIRKTSIAKKAFKDGDIKVALFEYISAIINSNDFLESYNKPNLENFRHHINFGYILYYNGNLDYAKAYLKKGLEYYEKNKIYSPEYFEAYSHLISAYTKKDYPKEFIVDIENFEKRLKKSFNINKLDKINIKSNNISVDKNLQQSYFRVLAHGYQSLEGWNSMVKTKHKISHNSILNEAKSMIKKTDNIYELGNVIGDLVGYLKYREENFYKKYLTEFSEKRILPNYKKNEDLITLIRNSYNNKDYELTEKLGKEFILNNSISPSNYPDEINLAIRSAIFNGNFETGLTFAHYSLYRKKYQTRESSIRDTSDEKYALLLINLIMLNKTGHFYLIFDQDNKEIEKGTQITFYIQKDLAAFASSQKDGVYGYEILENIVKKFSEKKNNSPAILYIYNAINDAKTKI from the coding sequence ATGAAACTTATAAAACATATTCTGCTTATTTTATTTTTATTACCTGCTTCAATTCAATCAATATTTGCTCAAAAAGGAGTGGAAAAAAGTACTACTGTCTCCTTTGGTAATAGAGCCAATAATAACCAAAATGGATTTGATTTTTCGGGAGTTAAATTTGGATATCAATTTGTGAATTGTGGTGGTAATGTAGTAATGGGTGTTAACTACTCTAAAAATGCAAATTTTACAACTTATTGGTATAATGGAAAATCATACAATAAACAAGCAATAGGTGCTGAATTGTGGCCAAAACCAAATGAAGTTGAAATTAATACTGTGAAAGCAGATTTGTATTTTAAAAACCAAAATTTAGGCAGTGTTAAACTAAATTACATTGTAGGAAATTTTGCAGGCTGTTTTGGAGAAACACATGATGTTTTAAAACAAGTTGGAAAAAACTCAACATCAAAAGAATACAAAGACAATATAAATGATTTAAGTTTACAAAACATTCAAGTTATAGCTGCAAGAGCAATAGGATTATGGAGAGAGCCTAAAATAAATGATAAACTTAATTTACTTCAAAAACAGAAGGAAGAAGAAAAAATTAATGCCAAGGTTTTTCAGCTAGAGAAAGATGCGAATTTGCAAATTGCATTAGGTAATTTTAAGAATGCAAAACTTAAGTTTGAAGAGGCTTATAAATTGCAACCATCAGACAAACTTAAAGCAGAAATTGAAAAAGCAAATAATTTACTGCTTAAAAAAGATAAAGAAGACAAAATACAAGCAAAATTAAATGAAGCATATAATTTATTAAATAGTAACAACTTCGAATTGGCTCTTTCCAAATTTAAAGAGGTTTATGCGGTCCATCCAACAGAAACTATAAAGCAACAAATTGAGTATATCACTAAAAAAATAGAAGAGAAAAAAAATAATACCACTTCAGATACTACAATAAAAAATAATTCGAATATATCTAATAATACTACTTATTCAAAAAAAAGTAATCCTAAAAGAACGACTACAAATACAACTACAAATTCTAAACGTACATACAATACTAAATTAACGAACACTCAAAATGCTGCTATTGATTATGCTATATCTAATTATGAGCTTAATTTACAGCGTAAATTAAGAGAACAAGATCGATTGTATGAACAAAGAAGAAAAGAACAATTAGAAGAGGAAAGAAAATGGCAAGCAGAACAAAGAAAAGAAAGAAAAAGAATACGTGAAGCAGCTATTCAAGAAGCTAATTATCAAAAATATATAAAAGAACAAAAAGAAAGAGAAAGAATTGCTAAAATTGAAGAAGAAAAAAGATTCAATAATTGGCTTAGAAATGAAAAAGCACGACTAGATAATCAATTAACAAACTGGAATAACAATGTTTTAGCTTTTATCAATAAAGTAGATAAAACTTATAGTATTGGAAAAGCAGAAAATAATATAGAGTATTTTGATAAACTTATTCAAACTTTAGATAACATAATAATTGCTCCAAATATTCCAGTGCTGGATAAGTCTATTTTTATAGATGATATTATCAATAAAACAAAAGGTTATCAAAATATATACTCAAAATACAATTATCGAAATTTTATTCCAGAAGAGATAAAAAATAATTTAGAGAAAGTTTATCTCTATGCAAAATCCCATTATGGATATCATCCAGCTACACAATATCAACAAATTTTTACTCATAATAAATCAAAAAACAAGTCTGATAGAATTAACGATATATTAATTAGAAAAACGAGTATAGCAAAAAAAGCTTTTAAAGATGGTGACATTAAAGTAGCTCTTTTTGAATATATTTCTGCAATTATAAATTCCAATGATTTTTTAGAATCTTATAATAAACCAAATCTAGAAAATTTTAGACATCACATAAATTTTGGCTACATATTGTATTATAATGGAAATTTAGATTATGCAAAAGCATATTTAAAAAAAGGGCTAGAATATTACGAAAAAAATAAAATATATTCTCCTGAATATTTTGAAGCCTACTCTCATCTTATTTCTGCTTATACTAAGAAAGATTATCCAAAAGAATTTATCGTAGATATTGAAAATTTTGAAAAAAGATTAAAAAAATCATTTAATATAAATAAACTTGATAAAATAAATATTAAATCAAATAATATTAGTGTTGATAAAAACCTACAGCAATCATATTTCAGGGTTTTAGCACACGGTTACCAGAGTTTGGAAGGATGGAATTCCATGGTAAAAACAAAGCATAAAATAAGTCATAATAGCATATTAAATGAAGCAAAGAGTATGATAAAAAAGACTGACAATATATATGAATTAGGAAATGTTATTGGTGATTTAGTAGGGTATTTAAAGTATAGGGAAGAAAATTTCTATAAAAAATATTTGACTGAATTTAGTGAAAAAAGAATTTTACCTAATTATAAAAAAAATGAAGATCTAATTACCTTAATTAGAAACTCTTATAATAATAAAGATTATGAGTTAACAGAAAAATTAGGAAAAGAATTTATATTGAATAACTCTATTTCTCCCTCTAATTATCCAGACGAAATTAATTTGGCAATAAGATCTGCAATTTTTAATGGAAATTTTGAAACTGGTTTAACTTTTGCGCATTATTCTCTTTATCGTAAGAAATATCAAACAAGAGAAAGTTCTATTAGAGATACTTCCGATGAAAAATATGCTTTGTTGTTAATAAATCTTATAATGCTAAATAAAACCGGGCACTTTTATTTAATTTTTGATCAAGACAATAAAGAAATAGAAAAAGGAACTCAAATTACTTTTTACATTCAAAAAGATTTGGCAGCATTTGCTTCCTCCCAAAAGGATGGAGTTTATGGTTATGAAATTTTAGAGAATATTGTTAAAAAGTTTAGTGAGAAAAAAAATAATTCACCGGCAATTTTATATATCTACAATGCTATTAACGATGCTAAAACAAAAATATAA
- a CDS encoding exonuclease domain-containing protein, which produces MFSVVDIETTGNGYKGQKITEISIFLFDGKQVIDEFTTLVNPEQNIPPFITNLTGIDNAMVRNAPKFYEIAKKVAEFTQDTIFVAHNVNFDYNIIQDEFKSLGFDFKRKKLCTVRLSRKIIPGLKSYSLGAICSAENIPIHGRHRAKGDAEATTELFRRLIERDDQFIINSFLNSKSRQATLPPLLDKIVVDNLPETFGVYYFKNAAKEVIYVGKANNIKQRVISHFYDKKKKEQNMCLEIADISFTITGSELLALLLESSEIKHIYPKYNRAQRKAGEAVGLFSYEDQKGILHLAYNRLKLVPNPITKYYTVSECRSHLEYLCTEFELCPKYCHLQTNVSSCFHYQIKECKGICCDEESVENYNFRVKEAIKSVGIGAKNLVIKETGRTEDEIGFALILDGIYKGFGFVERQQSVLLEKPEDYQFFVNPQKDNRDIQRILASYLRKEKK; this is translated from the coding sequence TTGTTTTCAGTAGTTGACATAGAAACCACAGGAAATGGCTATAAAGGTCAAAAAATAACCGAGATTTCTATCTTTCTTTTTGATGGAAAACAAGTTATTGATGAGTTTACAACACTCGTAAATCCTGAGCAAAATATTCCTCCTTTTATTACAAATCTGACAGGAATTGACAATGCTATGGTTCGAAATGCGCCAAAGTTTTATGAAATTGCCAAAAAAGTTGCCGAATTTACACAAGACACCATTTTTGTAGCACACAACGTAAATTTCGATTACAACATCATTCAAGATGAATTCAAAAGTTTGGGATTTGACTTCAAGCGAAAAAAATTGTGTACAGTTCGTTTGTCACGAAAAATAATTCCCGGGTTAAAATCTTACAGTTTAGGAGCCATTTGCAGTGCTGAAAACATTCCAATTCACGGACGACACAGAGCCAAAGGCGATGCTGAAGCCACCACAGAATTATTCAGAAGATTGATTGAAAGAGATGATCAATTCATCATCAATAGTTTTTTGAATTCAAAATCCAGACAAGCCACTTTGCCTCCCTTATTGGATAAAATTGTAGTGGATAATTTGCCTGAAACTTTTGGAGTCTATTATTTTAAAAACGCTGCAAAAGAGGTGATTTACGTTGGTAAAGCGAATAATATCAAGCAACGAGTGATTAGTCATTTTTATGACAAAAAGAAAAAAGAGCAAAATATGTGTTTGGAAATCGCAGATATTTCATTCACAATCACTGGTAGTGAATTACTAGCGTTGTTATTAGAATCCTCAGAAATCAAACATATTTATCCAAAATACAACAGAGCGCAAAGAAAAGCGGGAGAAGCTGTAGGATTATTTTCATACGAAGATCAAAAAGGGATTTTGCATTTGGCTTACAATCGATTAAAATTAGTACCCAATCCAATTACCAAATATTACACGGTTTCAGAATGCAGAAGTCATTTAGAATATTTGTGCACAGAGTTTGAATTGTGCCCAAAATATTGTCATTTACAAACCAATGTTTCGAGCTGTTTTCACTATCAAATCAAAGAATGTAAAGGAATTTGTTGTGATGAAGAAAGTGTGGAAAACTACAATTTTAGAGTAAAAGAAGCCATCAAATCTGTTGGAATTGGAGCAAAAAACTTAGTCATTAAAGAAACAGGAAGAACTGAAGATGAAATTGGTTTTGCCTTAATTCTAGACGGAATTTACAAAGGTTTTGGTTTTGTAGAAAGACAACAATCAGTACTTTTAGAAAAGCCTGAAGATTATCAGTTTTTTGTCAATCCACAAAAAGATAATAGAGATATTCAGCGTATTTTAGCATCGTATTTGAGGAAAGAAAAAAAATAA
- the rpe gene encoding ribulose-phosphate 3-epimerase, which yields MSNLIAPSILAADFANLQRDIEMVNNSDADWFHIDIMDGVFVPNISFGMPVLKSISKHAKKTIDVHLMIVDPDRYIQTFADLGSNILTVHYEACTHLHRTIQAIKAAGMKAGVAINPHTPIAVLEDIIIDLDLVCLMSVNPGFGGQSFIENTYKKIQQLKNLIDFTKSSCLIEIDGGVTNQNANKLIEVGANVLVAGSYVFSAKNPTETIAELKKLIN from the coding sequence ATGAGTAATTTAATAGCTCCTTCAATCTTAGCTGCTGACTTCGCAAACTTACAACGTGATATAGAAATGGTGAATAATAGTGATGCAGATTGGTTTCACATTGACATTATGGATGGCGTTTTTGTACCCAATATTTCGTTTGGAATGCCTGTTTTGAAATCAATTTCAAAACACGCCAAAAAAACCATTGATGTCCATTTGATGATTGTAGATCCAGACAGATACATCCAAACATTTGCAGATTTGGGTTCGAATATCTTAACAGTTCATTATGAAGCTTGTACGCATTTGCATAGAACAATTCAAGCTATTAAAGCTGCTGGAATGAAAGCTGGAGTTGCGATAAATCCACATACACCAATTGCGGTTTTAGAAGACATCATTATTGATTTGGATTTGGTGTGTTTAATGAGTGTAAATCCTGGTTTTGGCGGACAATCGTTTATTGAAAATACCTACAAAAAAATTCAACAGCTAAAAAACTTGATTGATTTTACGAAGTCTTCTTGTTTGATAGAAATTGATGGAGGCGTTACCAATCAAAATGCCAATAAGTTGATTGAAGTTGGTGCCAATGTTTTAGTTGCTGGAAGTTATGTTTTTAGTGCTAAAAATCCTACAGAAACCATTGCTGAATTAAAGAAATTGATCAATTAA
- a CDS encoding sigma-70 family RNA polymerase sigma factor, with protein MRQLKITKQVTNRETASLDKYLQEIGKVDLITADEEVELAQLIKAGDQRSLEKLTKANLRFVVSVAKQYQNQGLTLPDLINEGNLGLIKAAKRFDETRGFKFISYAVWWIRQSILQALAEQSRIVRLPLNKIGSINKINKMYAFLEQENERPPSAEEIAKKLDMTVNDVKESMKNSGRHVSMDAPLIEGEDSNLYDVLNSGESPNPDKELIHESLRIEINRALETLTPREADVVKLYFGLGEHQPMTLEEIGETFDLTRERVRQIKEKAIRRLKHTSRSKILMTYLG; from the coding sequence ATGAGACAACTTAAAATTACAAAACAGGTTACCAACAGAGAAACTGCATCATTAGACAAATACTTACAAGAAATTGGAAAAGTAGATCTAATTACTGCAGATGAAGAAGTAGAATTAGCGCAGCTAATCAAAGCAGGTGACCAAAGATCCTTAGAAAAATTGACCAAAGCCAATTTAAGATTCGTGGTTTCTGTAGCAAAACAATACCAAAACCAAGGATTGACTTTGCCAGATTTAATCAACGAAGGAAACTTAGGATTGATTAAAGCTGCAAAACGTTTTGATGAAACAAGAGGTTTTAAATTTATTTCCTACGCTGTTTGGTGGATTCGTCAATCAATTTTACAGGCATTGGCTGAGCAATCAAGAATTGTGCGTTTACCATTGAATAAAATTGGTTCGATTAACAAAATCAACAAAATGTATGCGTTTTTAGAGCAAGAAAATGAGCGCCCACCAAGTGCTGAAGAAATTGCTAAAAAACTAGATATGACTGTAAATGATGTAAAAGAATCTATGAAAAATTCTGGACGTCACGTTTCTATGGATGCTCCATTGATTGAAGGTGAAGATTCTAATTTATACGACGTTTTAAACTCTGGTGAATCTCCAAATCCTGATAAAGAATTGATTCACGAATCATTGAGAATCGAAATTAACAGAGCTTTAGAAACATTAACTCCACGTGAGGCAGATGTTGTAAAATTGTATTTTGGTTTGGGAGAACACCAACCAATGACTTTAGAAGAAATTGGAGAAACCTTTGATTTAACTCGCGAACGTGTGCGTCAAATCAAAGAAAAAGCGATTAGACGTTTGAAACATACCTCAAGAAGTAAAATTTTGATGACGTATTTAGGATAA
- a CDS encoding deoxynucleoside kinase: protein MHVAIAGNIGAGKTTLTQLLAKHYKWKPHFESVDENPYLDDFYGEMERWSFNLQVYFLNSRFRQILELRESGKNIIQDRTIYEDAHIFAPNLHAMGLMTNRDFHNYSSLFELMENLITPPDLLIYLRANIATLVGQIHKRGREYENSISIDYLSRLNERYEAWISTYTKGKLLIIDVDNLDFVSNQEDLGYIIDRIDAQINGLF from the coding sequence ATGCACGTTGCAATTGCAGGAAATATTGGTGCTGGGAAAACCACACTTACCCAACTTTTAGCCAAACATTATAAATGGAAACCACATTTTGAGTCTGTTGATGAAAATCCGTATTTAGACGATTTTTATGGAGAAATGGAACGTTGGTCTTTCAATTTGCAAGTTTATTTTTTAAACAGTCGTTTTCGTCAGATTTTAGAATTGAGAGAATCTGGAAAAAATATCATTCAAGACAGAACCATTTATGAAGATGCGCATATTTTCGCGCCCAACTTACATGCAATGGGTTTGATGACTAACAGAGATTTTCACAATTACAGCTCCTTATTCGAATTGATGGAAAATTTAATTACTCCACCAGATTTATTGATTTATTTGCGAGCCAATATTGCTACATTAGTTGGTCAAATTCACAAACGTGGTAGAGAATATGAAAACAGCATCAGTATTGATTATTTGAGCAGATTGAATGAACGATATGAAGCTTGGATTTCTACATACACCAAAGGAAAATTACTGATTATTGATGTTGACAATCTCGATTTTGTTAGCAATCAAGAAGATTTGGGTTATATAATCGATAGAATTGATGCTCAAATCAATGGGTTATTTTAA
- a CDS encoding response regulator transcription factor: MTKIKILLAEDEASLGMIVKESLESRDFTVFLASNGEEAFKIYQKETPEILVLDVMMPKKDGFTLAKEIRQENKRIPIIFLTAKSQTSDVLEGFQLGGNDYLKKPFSMEELIVRIKSLLNRIEFQTNLEAIEIGKYHFNFTKQTLSFNEKTFQLTSREAELLFQLSEKKNELLDRTFILNKLWGNDDFFNARSMDVFISKLRKKLQYDPTIQIINVRGFGYKLIY, encoded by the coding sequence ATGACTAAAATAAAAATTCTGCTAGCAGAAGACGAAGCAAGTTTAGGAATGATTGTAAAAGAGAGTTTAGAATCGAGAGATTTTACTGTTTTTTTAGCATCAAATGGCGAAGAAGCTTTTAAAATCTATCAAAAAGAAACGCCTGAAATTTTGGTATTGGATGTCATGATGCCCAAAAAAGATGGTTTTACTTTGGCAAAAGAAATTCGACAAGAAAACAAACGAATTCCGATTATTTTTTTAACTGCAAAATCGCAAACTTCAGATGTTTTAGAAGGGTTTCAATTGGGAGGAAATGACTATCTAAAAAAACCTTTTTCCATGGAAGAATTGATTGTTAGAATCAAATCTTTGCTTAACAGAATTGAATTTCAAACCAATTTAGAGGCCATCGAAATTGGAAAATATCACTTTAATTTTACGAAACAAACCTTATCATTCAACGAAAAAACCTTTCAATTGACATCAAGAGAGGCTGAATTGCTTTTTCAATTGTCAGAAAAGAAAAATGAATTGTTAGATAGAACTTTCATCCTGAATAAATTATGGGGGAATGATGATTTTTTCAATGCCAGAAGTATGGATGTTTTTATCAGTAAACTTCGAAAAAAACTACAATACGACCCAACTATTCAAATCATCAATGTTCGTGGTTTCGGGTACAAATTAATTTATTAA